From Vicinamibacteria bacterium, a single genomic window includes:
- a CDS encoding type II toxin-antitoxin system prevent-host-death family antitoxin, whose amino-acid sequence MSAFEAKTHFGALLDRVAKGEEVVITRHDRPVARMIPEGAQRLEEVRRAVAGLRELQQRIRRRAKARLSDREARSAIHKKGRS is encoded by the coding sequence ATGAGTGCTTTCGAAGCCAAGACTCACTTCGGAGCGTTGCTGGACCGCGTGGCCAAAGGCGAGGAGGTCGTCATCACTCGCCACGACAGACCGGTCGCTCGGATGATACCGGAAGGTGCGCAGCGGCTCGAAGAGGTTCGCCGGGCGGTGGCTGGCCTGCGCGAGTTGCAGCAGCGGATCCGCCGGAGAGCCAAGGCAAGGCTCTCTGACCGCGAGGCCCGCTCTGCCATCCACAAAAAAGGCAGATCATAG
- a CDS encoding peroxiredoxin, whose protein sequence is MLNPGDTAPPFEVLDHTGKTVRLEDFRGKHVVLWFFPKADTPGUTVEGRGFRDHLSSYEERNARVLGISFDTPPDNRAFAEKFDFNFPLLCDTTRSVGMAYGACDSKDAKSAKRISYLIGPDGVIVKAYRKVDAARHAQEILEDL, encoded by the coding sequence ATGCTCAACCCAGGTGACACCGCCCCGCCCTTCGAGGTCTTGGACCACACAGGCAAGACTGTAAGACTGGAGGACTTCCGGGGAAAGCACGTCGTGCTCTGGTTTTTCCCCAAGGCTGACACCCCTGGGTGAACAGTCGAGGGTCGCGGGTTCCGCGACCATCTCTCAAGCTACGAAGAAAGAAACGCCCGGGTCCTAGGAATCAGCTTCGACACTCCCCCCGACAACCGCGCGTTCGCGGAGAAATTCGATTTCAACTTCCCCCTTCTCTGTGATACGACGCGCTCGGTCGGAATGGCCTACGGTGCGTGCGACAGCAAGGATGCGAAATCCGCGAAGCGTATCAGCTACCTCATCGGGCCAGACGGCGTGATCGTGAAAGCCTATCGGAAGGTGGACGCCGCGCGACACGCCCAGGAGATTCTCGAAGACCTGTGA